The Carassius auratus strain Wakin chromosome 27, ASM336829v1, whole genome shotgun sequence genome includes a region encoding these proteins:
- the extl2 gene encoding exostosin-like 2 yields the protein MRIRWCCCRSLGRVRTHFIIASILLLLLAGVSLTFLLPNNEDLGILLKLRQSSNNSLTLLDPEDSFTIIMQTYNRTDILLKLLNHYQAVPHLQCIIIVWNNPLESPPRELWDALGPHPVPIIFKEQSFNRMRNRLQPHSEIKTDAVLMLDDDTLVSVPDISFAFSVWKQFSDQIVGFVPRKHVSTASGVYSYGSFELQDPDEGGGDRYSMILVGAAFFHRRFLQLFQEQPGEVHALVDQTQNCDDIAMNFAVARQLSQAPGLKRPSGVFVKPVDMRNLEKEARSGYVGMWHRAEHMLQRSYCLNKLTHIYGSMPLRYSNIMISQFGFPSYANHKSRI from the exons ATGAG GATTCGTTGGTGCTGCTGCAGGTCTTTGGGCCGTGTGCGGACACACTTCATCATCGCCTCTATACTGTTGCTACTTCTGGCCGGAGTCTCTCTGACCTTCTTATTACCTAATAATGAGGACCTCGGCATTCTCCTCAAGCTCCGTCAGAGCTCTAACAACTCCCTCACTCTGCTAGACCCCGAGGATAGTTTTACTATAATTATGCAAACCTATAACCGTACTGATATTCTCCTCAAGCTGCTCAACCATTATCAGGCTGTGCCTCACCTGCAGTGCATCATCATAGTGTGGAACAACCCTTTGGAGTCGCCGCCCAGGGAACTGTGGGACGCCCTCGGCCCACACCCTGTGCCTATCATCTTCAAAGAGCAGAGCTTCAACAGAATGCGCAATCGTCTGCAGCCGCACTCCGAGATCAAGACTGATG CTGTTTTAATGCTAGACGATGACACGTTGGTCAGTGTTCCTGATATCAGCTTTGCATTTTCTGTCTGGAAG CAATTCTCAGATCAGATTGTGGGTTTTGTTCCACGTAAGCATGTAAGCACAGCATCTGGAGTGTACAGCTACGGCAGCTTTGAGCTTCAAGATCCAGACGAAGGTGGAGGCGACAG GTATTCGATGATCCTAGTGGGTGCTGCATTCTTCCATCGGCGCTTCCTGCAGCTGTTCCAAGAGCAGCCGGGTGAAGTGCATGCTCTGGTGGACCAAACGCAGAACTGTGACGACATTGCCATGAACTTTGCCGTGGCACGTCAACTCTCACAGGCGCCCGGACTCAAGCGGCCCTCTGGGGTGTTCGTGAAGCCCGTAGACATGAGGAATCTGGAGAAGGAAGCCAGGAGCGGGTACGTGGGCATGTGGCACAGAGCGGAGCACATGTTGCAGCGCTCCTACTGCCTCAACAAGCTGACACACATCTACGGGAGCATGCCACTCCGCTACTCCAATATCATGATCTCACAGTTTGGCTTCCCCAGCTATGCTAATCACAAGAGCAGGATATGA